Proteins from one Oryza sativa Japonica Group chromosome 12, ASM3414082v1 genomic window:
- the LOC4351533 gene encoding UDP-rhamnose/UDP-galactose transporter 6 has translation MTSSMSKSDKKKVLDFAAWSFNITTSVGIIMVNKALMATHGFSFATTLTGLHFVTTTLMTIVFRWLGLSQPSHLPIPDLIKFVIFSNLSIVGMNVSLMWNSVGFYQIAKLCMIPASCLLEVVFDRVHYSRDTKLSIMVVLIGVAVCTVTDVSVNAKGLAAAVIAVWSTALQQYYVHFLQRKYSLNSFNLLGHTAPAQAGSLLLVGPFVDFLLTGKRVDHFGFTSIALFFLTLSCVIAIGVNLSQFICIGRFSAVSFQVLGHMKTVLVLSLGFLFFGKEGLNFQVVLGMILAVVGMIWYGNASAKPGGKERRSVLPVRSEKPNGALDEKDGSEK, from the exons ATGACTTCTTCCATGAGCAAATCCGACAAGAAGAAGGTGCTAGATTTTGCGGCATGGAGTTTCAACATCACCACATCCGTTGGAATCATCATGGTCAACAAGGCTCTGATGGCTACACATGGATTCAGTTTCG CCACAACATTAACTGGTCTTCATTTTGTGACAACCACCTTGATGACTATCGTGTTTCGGTGGTTAGGCCTCAGCCAGCCCTCCCACTTACCAATACCAGATCTGATTAAGTTTGTGATCTTTTCGAACTTGTCAATTGTTGGAATGAATGTGAGCTTGATGTGGAACTCTGTGGGATTTTATCAG ATAGCAAAGCTGTGCATGATACCTGCATCATGTCTCCTGGAGGTTGTCTTCGATCGTGTACATTACTCCCGGGACACAAAGCTGAGCATAATGGTTGTGCTTATAGGTGTTGCAGTCTGCACAGTTACTGATGTCAGTGTAAATGCAAAAGGTCTGGCTGCTGCTGTTATAGCTGTTTGGAGCACAGCTTTACAACAATAT TATGTTCATTTTCTCCAAAGGAAGTACTCTCTGAACTCATTCAACCTCCTGGGCCACACTGCTCCAGCCCAAGCGGGATCTCTTCTGCTAGTTGGGCCCTTTGTAGATTTCTTGTTGACAGGCAAAAGAGTGGATCACTTTGGTTTCACATCGATTGCTTTG TTTTTCCTGACTCTCTCATGTGTCATTGCCATTGGTGTTAATCTGAGCCAATTTATCTGCATTGGTCGGTTTTCTGCCGTATCCTTCCAAGTCCTGGGCCACATGAAGACAGTGCTCGTCTTGTCCCTTGGGTTTCTCTTCTTTGGCAAGGAAGGTCTGAATTTTCAGGTAGTCCTTGGGATGATCCTTGCTGTTGTTGGGATGATATGGTATGGGAATGCATCAGCTAAACCAGGTGGCAAAGAGCGGCGCAGCGTTCTTCCAGTAAGGTCTGAGAAGCCTAATGGAGCATTAGACGAGAAGGATGGCAGTGAGAAATAG
- the LOC107275251 gene encoding heat shock 70 kDa protein BIP3-like, with protein sequence MMARHILAAAAATALVLLCCFHLPATAMMADTIRYGPPRVPHRLGTVIAVDLGNTNSCVAGYGDEADAPPLFRLCIPTSVAFTGDGDALVGEAAKNHPAAISGFKRLLGTRFGSPEVRRAAEHLPYKIVDWCTMAHIEVNAGAGGAARSVYASDVASMVIAELKARAEARLAGGGKKVHNAVVTVPYYFSDGPREAAMNAARMAGLTTVRIIDEPTAAAVSHGLHHGRLRDGGNVLVLHVGGGTSAATVLTYDNAVFEAVASRHDAHLGGDDFDARIAGRFSQLIKRDHGGGVDDIAPAKLKSQCELAKRTLSSHDVAQFEELNHDLFEKVISLVDAAMAEARRAVAGFDVIDEVVLVGGSTKIPRIRELIKNYFAGKEATVKATASIGGGAVVVVEPEEAVVHGGGLLSHPMEDGYHCMGAGGRRQIGSPMDRCYHEF encoded by the exons atgatggCTCGCCAcatcttggcggcggcggcggcgacggcgctggtGTTGCTATGCTGTTTTCAtctgccggcgacggcgatgatggCGGATACCATCAGGTACGGGCCACCGAGGGTGCCCCACCGGCTGggcaccgtcatcgccgtcgacctcggcaACACCAACTCCTGCGTCGCCGGCTACGGCGACGAGGCTGATGCGCCGCCGCTGTTCCGGCTCTGCATCCCCACCTCGGTCGccttcaccggcgacggcgacgccctcGTCGGCGAGGCTGCCAAGAACCaccccgccgccatctccggctTCAAGCGCCTCCTCGGGACGAGGTTTGGCTCGCCGGAGGTGCGGCGAGCTGCCGAGCACCTGCCGTACAAGATCGTCGACTGGTGCACGATGGCTCACATCGAGGtgaacgccggcgccggcggcgcggcgaggagcgTGTACGCCTCCGACGTGGCCTCCATGGTGATCGCCGAGCTGAAGGCTCGCGCCGAggctcgcctcgccggcggcgggaagaAGGTCCACAACGCCGTCGTCACCGTCCCCTACTACTTCTCCGACGGCCCACGTGAGGCGGCCATGAACGCCGCCAGGATGGCCGGCCTGACAACCGTCCGGATCATCGacgagcccaccgccgccgccgtctcccacGGCCTCCACCACGGCCGCCTGCGCGACGGCGGCAACGTCCTCGTCctccacgtcggcggcggcacctCCGCCGCTACCGTCCTCACCTACGACAACGCCGTCTTCGAGGCCGTCGCGTCGCGCCACGACGCCCACCTCGGCGGCGATGACTTCGACGCCAGGATCGCCGGCCGCTTCTCCCAGCTCATCAAGcgcgaccacggcggcggcgtcgacgacatCGCCCCCGCGAAGCTGAAGTCGCAGTGCGAGCTCGCCAAGAGGACGCTGAGCAGCCACGACGTCGCCCAG TTCGAGGAGCTCAACCACGACCTGTTCGAGAAGGTCATCTCCCTCGTGGACGCGGCAATGGCGGAGGCCAGACGCGCGGTGGCGGGGTTCGACGTGATCGATGAGGTGGTTCTCGTCGGTGGAAGCACAAAGATTCCGAGGATTCGAGAGCTCATCAAGAACTACTTCGCCGGGAAGGAGGCGACGgtgaaggcgacggcgagcattggcggcggggcggtggtggtggtggagcctGAGGAAGCTGTCGTCCATGGCGGTGGGCTTCTGAGCCATCCCATGGAGGATGGCTACCATTGCATGGGAGCCGGTGGTCGCCGTCAGATAGGGTCGCCAATGGATCGCTGTTACCATGAATTTTAG
- the LOC4351532 gene encoding uncharacterized protein — protein MAAATAAARDLAGDPPESTLLRVGGEVAWPDVYDRDDSLKENTNPKCILKTYGGGGGGNSSQRFSGNLKPTAAPIIGLSRKLGHGGGGGGGGGGGFRPPAIFPKKAKTGGGGRTPRAAVPDHEPGSPKVSCIGKVLSDRERARRHRRWSLETRPRGVGGGCCPGLGSLFVRRSRSRKNVVECVDDQSPPPPPPPPPTAAALRRREEKVVLMTEEAAAAPAPALGGMTRFASGRRAADWAAEMEMDGHVARSGPL, from the coding sequence atggccgccgccaccgccgccgcgcgtgacctcgccggcgacccgCCGGAGTCGACGCTCCTCCGCGTCGGGGGCGAGGTCGCGTGGCCGGACGTCTATGACCGCGACGACTCGCTCAAGGAGAACACCAACCCCAAGTGCATCCTCAAGacctacggcggcggcggcggcggcaactcgTCGCAGAGGTTCTCCGGCAACCTgaagccgacggcggcgccgatcATTGGCTTGTCGAGGAAGCTGGGCcatggcgggggcggcggcggaggaggaggagggggtttCCGTCCCCCCGCGATCTTCCCGAAGAAGGCcaagaccggcggcggcgggcgcaccCCGAGGGCGGCGGTGCCCGACCACGAGCCCGGGTCGCCCAAGGTGTCCTGCATCGGGAAGGTCCTCTCCGAccgcgagcgcgcgcgccgccaccgccggtggtCGCTCGAGACGAGgccccgcggcgtcggcggcggatgctGCCCGGGGCTCGGTTCCCTGTTCGTCCGCCGGAGCCGGTCGAGGAAGAACGTCGTGGAGTGCGTCGACGACCagtcgccgcccccgcctccgccgccgccgccgactgcggCCGCGCTGaggcggagggaggagaaggtggtgttgatgaccgaggaggcagcggcggcgccggcgccggcgctgggAGGGATGACGCGGTTCGCGtcggggaggagggcggcggattGGGCGGctgagatggagatggatggccACGTGGCGAGATCTGGGCCGTTGTAG
- the LOC107275923 gene encoding aspartyl protease family protein At5g10770: MIQPANIPADSSTVIGDDSMRKNKYFMGISLGTPPVFNLVTIDTGSTLSWVQCKNCQIKCYDQAAKAGQIFNPYNSSTYSKVGCSTEACNGMHMDLAVEYGCVEEDDTCIYSLRYGSGEYSVGYLGKDRLTLASNRSIDNFIFGCGEDNLYNGVNAGIIGFGTKSYSFFNQVCQQTDYTAFSYCFPRDHENEGSLTIGPYARDINLMWTKLIYYDHKPAYAIQQLDMMVNGIRLEIDPYIYISKMTIVDSGTADTYILSPVFDALDKAMTKEMQAKGYTRGWDERRICFISNSGSANWNDFPTVEMKLIRSTLKLPVENAFYESSNNVICSTFLPDDAGVRGVQMLGNRAVRSFKLVFDIQAMNFGFKARAC, translated from the coding sequence ATGATCCAGCCAGCAAACATACCTGCAGACTCCTCCACCGTCATAGGCGATGATAGCATGCGCAAGAACAAGTATTTCATGGGCATCAGCCTTGGCACACCACCTGTCTTCAATCTTGTGACCATTGACACCGGCTCAACTCTCTCCTGGGTTCAGTGTAAAAATTGTCAGATAAAATGCTATGACCAAGCTGCAAAAGCTGGACAAATATTCAACCCTTACAATTCTTCAACTTACAGTAAAGTTGGGTGCTCAACTGAGGCTTGCAATGGCATGCACATGGATCTTGCTGTTGAGTATGGGTGTGTAGAAGAGGATGATACTTGTATCTACAGCTTAAGATATGGGTCAGGAGAGTATTCAGTTGGGTACTTAGGGAAAGACAGGCTCACTCTTGCCAGCAACAGAAGCATTGATAATTTCATCTTTGGCTGTGGAGAAGATAATCTTTACAATGGAGTCAATGCTGGGATAATTGGTTTTGGGACTAAAAGTTACTCATTCTTCAACCAGGTATGTCAGCAGACAGATTATACCGCGTTTTCTTACTGCTTCCCCAGAGATCATGAGAATGAAGGGTCACTGACCATTGGGCCATATGCCAGAGATATCAATCTTATGTGGACAAAATTGATCTACTACGATCATAAACCAGCATATGCTATTCAGCAGCTTGATATGATGGTCAATGGAATCAGGCTTGAAATTGAtccatatatctatatatccaAGATGACAATTGTTGATTCTGGCACTGCTGATACATACATTTTATCCCCGGTGTTTGATGCACTGGACAAAGCGATGACGAAGGAAATGCAAGCCAAGGGATATACCAGAGGATGGGATGAAAGGAGGATTTGCTTCATTTCAAACAGTGGCTCAGCAAACTGGAATGACTTTCCAACAGTGGAGATGAAACTTATCAGGTCTACCTTGAAGCTGCCAGTGGAAAATGCATTCTATGAAAGCTCAAACAATGTAATTTGCTCCACTTTTCTGCCGGATGATGCAGGTGTCCGAGGGGTCCAAATGCTAGGGAATAGAGCTGTCAGATCATTTAAGCTTGTTTTTGACATCCAAGCCATGAACTTTGGCTTTAAGGCCAGGGCATGTTGA